The genomic window CCTATCATATTATCTGTACcacaaccacctaacaacccacctaccaacagcctaacaacccatctaccaacagcctaacaacccatctaccaacagcctaacaacccatctaccaacagcctaacaacccatctaccacccaaacaaccttccttccacctaacaacccacctaccacccaaacaaccttccttccaccctaacaacccacctaccacccaaacaaccttccttccaccctaacaacccacctaccaccaccctaacaacccttccttcgcttcagtataaaccatggtcttcttggtttggtaaccactctaCTGGAAATAgtgcaggaagaaggagcaacacaagaaagagaagatcaaCTGAGGGCACCTTTGATACACTGACAGAGAATAGTTCAACAATAGGTAGTTCAACAACAGACTATGATACAACAGTATATGGTGATGTACAGtctcgaaggggaagaataaatacaCCGCCTCATCGGAATGTAGGTTATGGTCGGatgtaatgtaacaccgTCGCTGtgtaacacattgtggaatgtaacaccattggaatgtaacacacattggaatgttgaatgagTGTGTGTCCCTCCCTCAAGAGGGAGGACGCATAAATAACACTGTGCACAcggtttatatatacagtgtaaggaaagaagcaaaaattaccattcttcctttccttccctttccttctttccttcattccttccttttccttacttttctttcttccctccttacatccatcctttccttctttttccttctttttccttctttttccttttttttccttttttttccttttttttccttctttttccttctttttccttcttttccttcttttccttcttttttattccttttcctttattcatatttccttgttttttttctttttttttcttcatatttaattactttttttccttccttccatttgtgtgtttgaataagcacataaggaaagaacacTCCCCACAGAGCgcgaaaagaacaaaaaaaaaaaaaaaaaggaaggtgctgATCTCCTTAAAAAAGTGCttatgtattttaaaaatggtgaaaagaaatttatgaagtcaaaaaattttataacaaaatgaataggcatttttctttaatctgcaataaaaacaaaattttaccaaacaaatcaaaataaagttggggagaaaacttttttttttcacttccacgTATATTAACTACACATTGAACATCTAACCAATTTAATACAATaccaaacaaaaaaaaaaaaaaggaaaaatatttactacaccctaaaaaccGGAATCTGAGCATTGAACCGGTTCCTTAGCAATTtattccttaggaacttcgtccttaggaacaaagtcttccttccctaaatccggaatctgaacttggaacctgttccttaggaataaagtcttcctccctgaACCCGGATTCTGAACTTttaaccttttcttccttcataaaattgcttcccataaactcttgaaccaaaattttaaaaaagtcttccttcgttgaatgcaggtcccctttttgacattcgtctaagacttctaaatgaatatcaataatcatgcggcgacgacGACCAGgaaccccttttttcttccttttcataggtgtagaacgaggtttgcgttcctttacaatgtaatattcacgtggaccGCCCTGGTCGTCTacatggtcaacaatctgctcTTCTAAGGATGGACCACGTATttgatgagctcttctgtaacgttttcttgtcttacggagcattccaaagtactgaacaaaaaaagggaaaaaaatgttttttagggtgcgaaatgtttgttcacacaccacagtaattactacttcaaacacAAGTGGGAAATcctccacacacacaaacacacctaaaatgcgaaattctacacatacacacctcTAACATACAAAATCCTATACAACTCCCGCAGTGATTCATTtaccacaatttttttttttcccctttactcttttttttttttttttctttttctttttctttttcttttttttctttctattttctttttcttatattggtgttttttttacttacctTCCAGAGGAGATAACTTATGACAGAAGTACCAATGAagacaggaatggtaggaaggtatggggtaaggaggtcAATGTTGCTAGTAAGTTTGGCAGGAGTAGGGGTGGGTGTTAATGAAGTTGACGCATCCCCACCACCTCCTCTACCACCAAGAGAAGCATCACCATGTCTTTCAGCACCACTTTCACCAGGAGTAGGAGAATCACCATCTCCCGCTGCTTGCTCATGATCAGTAGGCTTAACCTCAACAGTATCCTCTGCAGATAAAGAatagattaaaaaaagggtagTAAAGGTGAATTATCATTACCATCGACAAGTACTACACCTTGCATTGTTTTCAATATGTGCTGTAAAAGTTTATCGTCATTTTTCTCAGGGAACGATAATGTTGCATTGGTAATTGTGGTTGTCACGGTTGAGGTGACCCCATCAAGACGGTCTATAGTGGAAGTGTAGGTAACCGTGTCTGGTTTTTGTGGAGAAGGTGTGTATGTGAGCCTTTACCTGTTTCTTCGTGATTAGGGCCAGTGTCTTCCGACGTtggcttcttttcttcaGGAATAACCTTCTTTGGTATTTCAGGAACTTTGGTAGGTTGTTCTTCTGGAATGCTAGCAACTATTTTCTCCACCTCCCTCGTAAACTCTTTATATTTCTCATCTTCATTtccatcttcctcttcattatCAGCTTCAGACTCTGATCTTTCCCTTGTCTTCGAACGACTCTTTATGCCTCTCCCACCACACCAATTCTGGTTATGTATGTCCATTATTTTACTCCTTCCGTCTTCCTTCATCAGAAATTTATATAACTCCATCATCATTGCTTTGTCCCCTCTCCAGCCTGGCTTTATCTGTccatattcacatttttcaaaaacatccttatattttactttctccttcataTTATTCACTTTCTCAAACACGTGTTTAATCAGTTCCTCCCTCTTACAAGtcatttttacatatataagccATGTATTCAGAAGATCACACTTTGGAATACAATCCCACATATCCGGCAgatctttcttttctttttgacaTGGTAACTTGTCCTTTGTTACtatcattaaattttttacaagaGTTCTACAAAATTCTCTGTCTTCGTCCGTATTCAATATTCCATTATTGTCCGATTTCTTTTCGCATATTTCAGCCAATTCATTCAAGTTCTCGTAGTCATATTTATCGTCGCCTCCAATAGGATTATTTGAGAACTCCGTGAACATTTCTGCTATGGCAACTGTATAAATTATAcaaattatatgtatatatgttactACCTACTCACTATATACTCTTATTTCATTTAATATATAGATATGAAAAGTAAACCAGGAAATATATAGTGTGGCTATATATTCGTAAATATTCAAGGTACACTCATAAATCTATAACATACggtcttcatcttcttcccaAAATCCACGCAATACTTCAGGCACCATCCAcgattccttttcttcttctttcttcaatTGTTCACCATGCTTCTCTAACAGTTCTataattttcccttcaccTACGACTCCATCTTGCTTCTTGTCTATTTTCCCCTTACTCTGGCTCTGACACTTTGCAGTATCCCAAATTCTTCCTAACTCATTTCTCATACTTTTGTCGGTCAGTAACCATCTTCTAATTGTTTTTCCAACTACTCTTCCTCCCATACTTATATCATTGTACTTCATCCACATACAATTATTCTCTTTACCTTCACCTGCGAAGGATTCCATTAAgttattcattatttttaaagcatagtccacacccttcctttttccacaACTTGATTCTAACAATTTGTACATGAAAATGCTCACAATTATACATCTCATATACTCCTCtaatttttccatcttccttattttcccaTCTTCGTCTTTCCACATACTACCTAATCCATTCACAAAGTATAATGCTTTCAGCATTTGCTTACACACTAGTTTGTCTACGGGCTTCACGTCTATGTATTTACCATCATACGAAACATCATCACACGATTTTACATATTCCTCCATTTCATGCTTCATGTGTTCAAAGAATTCTTTCAATATTCTCATAATGTCGCCCCATATTGCATTCTACATTCGGATAATTaacggaaaggaaaagaaagtgtGATCCCATATTTAAAgtatatacttttttcttccttattctaATATTCATGCATAATAATCATTCATATAGGTcgaaatttatttaaacatGAAATCATTATTTACAATATTATCTGAtatccctttttcctttgtccACTGTGCTAATAAATTCCCTAGTGTTTCCATCATCTCTGGTCCTTTATCTTATTATACACTATTCAAATTatacaaggaaaaaaaaaaaatcttaccatgcaagttttttttcttatatgcACTGCAcatcgttaaaaaaaagagaagcagAGAAAGAATTACCTACATTTTCTACATTACAcattaaaccttccttctttctcaccttctcttcttcttcttttcttccttaaaccttctttccttacaacttccttctttacaccttaaatccttcttctttataacttccttatttacaccttccttctttacaccttaaacctccttttttactcatttaaaccttccttctttacaccttaaaccttcctttttttacttcctttacacctttcttctttacaccttaaaccttcctttttttacttccttggatattccttctttacacttttttttttacacctcatttttctctttaaatcttccttttcttatctaaatcttcttttttttttacctaaaccttccttttttacaccttaaaccttcttttttttttcccctttattttgattttttttccttaaaaaaagtgaccttcctccctagcacacctaacaacaatCCTACTACGCCTAGCAACCTCCATTCTACCACCTTTGAACCACCTAATCCACCCTAAGTGCTTTCCCCCCCGTATACTTATCAGCTTACACCCCGAACAACTTTCCGCCACCTTAAAAATCTTCCCTacatctaccacccctacGCGCACCACTCTGCACACCTTCTTCAACATACTTCACTACACTTtaaaactttctttttttttcttccttaagcaatccttctttacactttttccttaaacttctttttccttttaaatctTGCTTCTCTActtaaatcttcctttttgtacctaaactttcttttttttttatacacccttcgggtgtacccctccctaaaggaagtgacCTTCCTCCCTATCACCTAGCAATCTTCTTTCGACCACAAAACCATtattctaatacccttaaaccttccaTACTACCACCCTCGACAAACTAACACCCAAATGTGCACCCCACTGCACACCTTCCCCGAACAACATTCCTACCTtcaaccctaacaatccacctaccacccctaagtgcacccctctgcacactttCCCTAAgcatacttctttttttttcttttccttctatt from Plasmodium coatneyi strain Hackeri chromosome 12, complete sequence includes these protein-coding regions:
- a CDS encoding SICA antigen, producing MFTEFSNNPIGGDDKYDYENLNELAEICEKKSDNNGILNTDEDREFCRTLVKNLMIVTKDKLPCQKEKKDLPDMWDCIPKCDLLNTWLIYVKMTCKREELIKHVFEKVNNMKEKVKYKDVFEKCEYGQIKPGWRGDKAMMMELYKFLMKEDGRSKIMDIHNQNWCGGRGIKSRSKTRERSESEADNEEEDGNEDEKYKEFTREVEKIVASIPEEQPTKVPEIPKKVIPEEKKPTSEDTGPNHEETDRLDGVTSTVTTTITNATLSFPEKNDDKLLQHILKTMQGVRILLRLSLLIMSKQREMVILLLLVKVVLKDMVMLLLVVEEVYFGMLRKTRKRYRRAHQIRGPSLEEQIVDHVDDQGGPREYYIVKERKPRSTPMKRKKKGVPGRRRRMIIDIHLEVLDECQKGDLHSTKEDFFKILVQEFMGSNFMKEEKVKSSESGFREEDFIPKEQVPSSDSGFREGRLCS